One segment of Falco rusticolus isolate bFalRus1 chromosome 3, bFalRus1.pri, whole genome shotgun sequence DNA contains the following:
- the C3H5orf22 gene encoding UPF0489 protein C5orf22 homolog isoform X2: MKATAQVLPFIYRAIGSKHLPASNISFVHLDSHPDLLIPVNMPADTVFDKEALFSELSIENWIMPAVYAGHISQVVWLHPPWAQQISEGKHNFLIGKDMSTTTIRVTGTDHYFLSDGLYVPADQLENQKPLNLHVILINPTEASNSQEENGEVVSAKRLKLNTDDPASTASASSSVAPGDLDHSTPSVEKKEIQNTSALNRTETLSECSAASSLRNSECPIRAVAKDVCQVLQKGDTYVLDIDLDFFSVKNPFKEMYTQTEYELLQELYSFKKPHRNATEEGLLDCVENRVHQLEDLEAAFADLCDDDDEETLQKWASYPGMKPLVQLVHSLKTRMESPDYEMVHQAGLTCDYVELPHHVSTEEEIEGLIQSIKILLKDMPKPTLVTVARSSLDDYCPSEQVDIIQEKVLSLLGLVYGTLDVHLNYSSTSSSL; encoded by the exons ATGAAAGCCACTGCCCAG GTGCTGCCTTTCATCTATCGTGCCATTGGTTCAAAGCACCTTCCTGCCAGTAATATCAGCTTTGTTCATCTTGATTCCCACCCAGACCTTCTTATTCCTGTGAATATGCCTGCAGACACCGTATTTGACAAAGAGGCTCTTTTCAG TGAATTAAGTATTGAGAACTGGATTATGCCTGCTGTTTATGCTGGTCATATTTCTCAAGTAGTATGGCTTCACCCACCCTGGGCTCAACAGATCTCGgaaggaaaacataattttttaattgggAAAGACATGTCAACAACTACAATCAG GGTTACAGGTACAGACCATTACTTTTTAAGTGATGGTCTGTATGTCCCTGCTGATCAGCTAGAAAACCAGAAGCCTTTAAATTTACACGTCATTCTCATCAATCCTACTGAAGCATCAAACAGCCAGGAAGAAAATGGCGAAGTAGTATCTGCTAAGAGACTGAAGCTAAATACAGATGACCCAGCAAGCACTGCTTCTGCCTCTTCGTCAGTGGCTCCTGGTGACCTTGATCACAGCACCCCAAGtgtggagaaaaaggaaatacaaaatacaagtgCCCTGAACAGGACAGAAACCTTGTCAGAGTGCTCAGCGGCAAGCTCTCTCAGAAACAGTGAATGCCCGATAAGGGCAGTTGCTAAAGATGTCTGCCAAGTACTGCAGAAAGGGGATACATATGTTTTAGACATTgacttagattttttttcagttaaaaatccATTCAAAGAAATGTATACACAG acagaataTGAACTTCTGCAAGAGTTGTACAGTTTCAAGAAGCCTCATAGAAATGCAACAGAG GAGGGCTTGCTGGATTGTGTTGAGAACCGTGTTCATCAGCTGGAAGATCTGGAAGCAGCATTTGCAGATTTGTGTGACGATGATGATGAAGAGACCCTGCAGAAGTGGGCTTCATATCCTGG AATGAAGCCACTTGTTCAACTAGTTCACAGTTTGAAAACCAGGATGGAAAGCCCAGACTACGAAATG GTCCATCAGGCTGGTCTGACCTGTGATTATGTGGAGCTTCCCCACCATGTTAGCACTGAAGAGGAGATCGAAGGCCTCATACAATCCATTAAAATTCTACTAAAAGATATGCCAAAGCCCACACTTGTGACAGTTGCTCG ATCAAGTTTAGATGACTACTGCCCTTCAGAGCAGGTTGACATCATTCAAGAGAAGGTTCTCAGTTTACTAGGTTTGGTGTATGGCACTCTGGATGTGCACTTGAATTACTCAAGCACCTCATCTTCTTTGTGA
- the C3H5orf22 gene encoding UPF0489 protein C5orf22 homolog isoform X1: MNGGGPVAGSGERPRRGCLRAYPALPVWVVEDHQDVLPFIYRAIGSKHLPASNISFVHLDSHPDLLIPVNMPADTVFDKEALFSELSIENWIMPAVYAGHISQVVWLHPPWAQQISEGKHNFLIGKDMSTTTIRVTGTDHYFLSDGLYVPADQLENQKPLNLHVILINPTEASNSQEENGEVVSAKRLKLNTDDPASTASASSSVAPGDLDHSTPSVEKKEIQNTSALNRTETLSECSAASSLRNSECPIRAVAKDVCQVLQKGDTYVLDIDLDFFSVKNPFKEMYTQTEYELLQELYSFKKPHRNATEEGLLDCVENRVHQLEDLEAAFADLCDDDDEETLQKWASYPGMKPLVQLVHSLKTRMESPDYEMVHQAGLTCDYVELPHHVSTEEEIEGLIQSIKILLKDMPKPTLVTVARSSLDDYCPSEQVDIIQEKVLSLLGLVYGTLDVHLNYSSTSSSL, encoded by the exons ATGAACGGCGGGGGCCCGGTGGCGGGCAGCGGGgagcggccccgccggggctgcctGCGGGCCTACCCCGCGCTGCCTGTGTGGGTGGTGGAGGACCACCAGGAC GTGCTGCCTTTCATCTATCGTGCCATTGGTTCAAAGCACCTTCCTGCCAGTAATATCAGCTTTGTTCATCTTGATTCCCACCCAGACCTTCTTATTCCTGTGAATATGCCTGCAGACACCGTATTTGACAAAGAGGCTCTTTTCAG TGAATTAAGTATTGAGAACTGGATTATGCCTGCTGTTTATGCTGGTCATATTTCTCAAGTAGTATGGCTTCACCCACCCTGGGCTCAACAGATCTCGgaaggaaaacataattttttaattgggAAAGACATGTCAACAACTACAATCAG GGTTACAGGTACAGACCATTACTTTTTAAGTGATGGTCTGTATGTCCCTGCTGATCAGCTAGAAAACCAGAAGCCTTTAAATTTACACGTCATTCTCATCAATCCTACTGAAGCATCAAACAGCCAGGAAGAAAATGGCGAAGTAGTATCTGCTAAGAGACTGAAGCTAAATACAGATGACCCAGCAAGCACTGCTTCTGCCTCTTCGTCAGTGGCTCCTGGTGACCTTGATCACAGCACCCCAAGtgtggagaaaaaggaaatacaaaatacaagtgCCCTGAACAGGACAGAAACCTTGTCAGAGTGCTCAGCGGCAAGCTCTCTCAGAAACAGTGAATGCCCGATAAGGGCAGTTGCTAAAGATGTCTGCCAAGTACTGCAGAAAGGGGATACATATGTTTTAGACATTgacttagattttttttcagttaaaaatccATTCAAAGAAATGTATACACAG acagaataTGAACTTCTGCAAGAGTTGTACAGTTTCAAGAAGCCTCATAGAAATGCAACAGAG GAGGGCTTGCTGGATTGTGTTGAGAACCGTGTTCATCAGCTGGAAGATCTGGAAGCAGCATTTGCAGATTTGTGTGACGATGATGATGAAGAGACCCTGCAGAAGTGGGCTTCATATCCTGG AATGAAGCCACTTGTTCAACTAGTTCACAGTTTGAAAACCAGGATGGAAAGCCCAGACTACGAAATG GTCCATCAGGCTGGTCTGACCTGTGATTATGTGGAGCTTCCCCACCATGTTAGCACTGAAGAGGAGATCGAAGGCCTCATACAATCCATTAAAATTCTACTAAAAGATATGCCAAAGCCCACACTTGTGACAGTTGCTCG ATCAAGTTTAGATGACTACTGCCCTTCAGAGCAGGTTGACATCATTCAAGAGAAGGTTCTCAGTTTACTAGGTTTGGTGTATGGCACTCTGGATGTGCACTTGAATTACTCAAGCACCTCATCTTCTTTGTGA